One Brassica oleracea var. oleracea cultivar TO1000 chromosome C7, BOL, whole genome shotgun sequence genomic window carries:
- the LOC106306181 gene encoding elongation factor Tu, chloroplastic-like — MAISTPAACSSSSRLISPPSLRPAISTSTSTNLKTLNLSSSLGNSVAKKYDEIDAAPEERARGITINTATVEYETENRHYAHVDCPGHADYVKNMITGAAQMDGAILVVSGADGPMPQTKEHILLAKQVGVPDMVVFLNKEDQVDDAELLELVELEVRELLSSYEFNGDDIPIISGSALLAVETLTENPNVKRGDNKWVDKIYELMDAVDSYIPIPQRQTELPFLLAVEDVFSITGRGTVATGRVERGTVKVGETVDLVGLRETRNYTVTGVEMFQKILDEALAGDNVGLLLRGIQKADIQRGMVLAKPGSITPHTKFEAIVYVLKKEEGGRHSPFFAGYRPQFYMRTTDVTGKVTKIMNDKDEESKMVMPGDRVKIVVELIVPVACEQGMRFAIREGGKTVGAGVIQSIIE, encoded by the coding sequence ATGGCGATATCCACTCCAGCCGCCTGCTCCTCCTCCTCCAGACTCATCTCCCCTCCTTCCCTCCGTCCCGCCATCTCCACCTCCACCTCCACCAACCTCAAAACCCTAAACCTCTCCTCCTCCTTGGGGAACAGCGTCGCCAAAAAGTACGACGAGATCGACGCCGCGCCGGAGGAACGAGCCCGCGGCATCACCATCAACACCGCCACCGTCGAGTACGAGACGGAGAATCGCCACTACGCCCACGTGGACTGCCCCGGCCACGCCGACTACGTCAAGAACATGATCACCGGAGCCGCGCAGATGGACGGAGCCATCCTCGTCGTCTCCGGCGCCGACGGGCCCATGCCGCAGACCAAAGAGCACATCCTTCTCGCCAAGCAGGTCGGCGTCCCCGACATGGTCGTCTTCCTCAACAAAGAGGATCAGGTCGACGACGCCGAGCTGCTTGAGCTCGTCGAGCTCGAGGTGCGTGAGCTTTTGTCTTCCTACGAGTTTAACGGTGACGATATCCCGATTATCTCCGGCTCCGCGTTGTTAGCTGTGGAGACGCTTACTGAGAATCCTAATGTCAAGCGTGGTGATAACAAATGGGTGGATAAGATTTACGAGCTGATGGATGCTGTTGATAGTTATATACCGATCCCTCAGAGACAGACTGAGTTGCCTTTCTTGTTAGCTGTTGAAGATGTGTTCTCCATCACGGGGCGTGGGACTGTGGCTACAGGGAGGGTGGAGAGAGGGACTGTGAAGGTTGGGGAGACTGTTGATTTAGTGGGGTTGAGGGAGACTAGGAACTATACTGTTACTGGTGTTGAGATGTTTCAGAAGATTCTCGATGAGGCTTTGGCTGGGGATAACGTTGGGTTGTTGCTTAGGGGTATTCAGAAGGCTGATATTCAGAGGGGGATGGTGTTGGCTAAGCCCGGGAGTATTACTCCGCATACGAAGTTTGAGGCGATTGTCTATGTGTTGAAGAAGGAAGAAGGTGGGAGGCATTCGCCGTTTTTCGCGGGGTACAGGCCTCAGTTTTACATGAGGACGACGGATGTGACGGGGAAAGTGACGAAGATTATGAATGATAAAGATGAGGAGTCGAAGATGGTTATGCCTGGGGATAGGGTGAAGATTGTTGTGGAGCTTATTGTGCCTGTGGCTTGTGAGCAAGGGATGAGGTTTGCTATTAGAGAAGGTGGGAAGACCGTTGGTGCTGGAGTTATTCAGTCTATCATCGAATGA